In one Nicotiana tomentosiformis chromosome 6, ASM39032v3, whole genome shotgun sequence genomic region, the following are encoded:
- the LOC138893835 gene encoding uncharacterized protein has protein sequence MIILKESGEQLKSDDDDKRKKGPMKDEKMKKEEKSRREEYLESKHMPALPLPQKLCREKLDKQFGRFLDVLKQVHINLPFTEVLSQMPAYAKKPEKDIGEIRSVPISLQLANQTTLIPEEIVEDVLVRVDKFVFLIDFIVVNMEENKEVPLILGKPFLATGRAILDIHERKLMLRVGEEIVNFKMDIENGVQKEKPAASVEWQVKGSKEKAALSEKDKCGVYPKKAEKKKSAWMCALGRA, from the exons ATGATAATTTTAAAAGAGAGTGGGGAGCAACTGAaaagtgatgatgatgataaaAGGAAGAAAGGCCCAATGAAAGATGAGAAAatgaagaaggaagaaaaatcgaGAAGGGAAGAATATTTGGAGAGCAAacatatgcctgctttacctttacCTCAAAAGCTATGTAGAGAAAAGCTAGACAAGCAATTTGGaagatttttggatgtgctgaaaCAAGTCCAtataaacttaccattcacagaagtgctctcacaaatgccggcttatgctaa GAAACCGGAGAAGgatattggagagataaggtcagtgccaatatctttgcagctggcaaaCCAAACGACTTTAATTCCTGAggagatagtggaagatgtgttagttcgggtggataagttcgtatttcttatagattttatagtggtgaatatggaggagaacaaggaggtccctcTGATCCTAGGAAAACCcttcttagcaacgggtagagctatattagatatacacgaaaggaaactcatgcttagagtgggtgaggagattgtAAATTTCAAGATGGATATAGAAAATGGGGTGCAAAAAGAGaaaccagctgcaagtgttgagtggcaAGTGAAAGGCTCGAAAGAGAAGGCTGCactgagtgagaaagataagtgtggggtttaccccaaaaaggctgagaagaagaagtctgcatggatgtgtgcattaggtCGGGCgtga